A single region of the Nocardioides ochotonae genome encodes:
- a CDS encoding ATP-binding cassette domain-containing protein, producing MQLSLDRIHVQGRRGPLLRLDHLELETGECVLLAGEPGQGHTALALVLTGRLAPEAGRVRLLRDDGSQTAQRKELRRRSAVVDLPAVSEPVEAVHVGTVVAEDLSLARRTAWPGVPVKWLSAHRLASLERNRVDTLPGAVRTALLTALAAERKGVRFLVLSLPDRHGGDPSQWWAVAQAYATVGYGVLVQCGLSSARDLGATLPPPAHGSDQRTTPLEAMRLRPQRDAHQHDGAAAPPPAADIVDTIWLFGAPPAGEAHLGPQAPQRREQER from the coding sequence GTGCAGCTCTCACTGGACCGGATCCACGTCCAGGGCCGGCGCGGCCCGCTGCTCCGACTCGACCACCTCGAGCTCGAGACCGGTGAGTGCGTGCTCCTCGCCGGCGAGCCCGGTCAGGGCCACACCGCGCTCGCGCTGGTGCTGACCGGGCGGCTGGCGCCGGAAGCCGGCCGGGTCCGGCTGCTGCGCGACGACGGCTCGCAGACGGCCCAGCGCAAGGAGCTGCGCCGGCGCAGCGCGGTGGTCGACCTCCCAGCAGTCTCCGAGCCCGTCGAGGCGGTGCACGTGGGGACCGTCGTCGCCGAGGACCTCTCCCTCGCTCGACGCACCGCGTGGCCCGGGGTGCCGGTCAAGTGGCTCTCCGCGCACCGGCTGGCCTCGCTGGAGCGCAACCGGGTGGACACACTGCCGGGCGCGGTGCGCACCGCGCTGCTGACCGCGCTGGCCGCCGAGCGCAAGGGCGTGCGGTTCCTCGTGCTCTCCTTGCCCGACCGGCACGGCGGCGACCCGTCGCAGTGGTGGGCCGTCGCCCAGGCCTATGCCACGGTCGGGTACGGCGTGCTCGTGCAGTGCGGCCTGTCCTCCGCACGCGACCTCGGGGCGACCCTGCCACCACCGGCACACGGCAGCGACCAACGCACGACACCGCTGGAGGCGATGCGGCTGCGCCCGCAGCGCGACGCGCACCAGCACGACGGCGCCGCGGCGCCCCCGCCGGCGGCCGACATCGTCGACACGATCTGGCTCTTCGGCGCTCCCCCCGCCGGCGAGGCGCACCTGGGGCCTCAGGCTCCACAGCGGAGGGAGCAGGAGCGATGA
- a CDS encoding carboxymuconolactone decarboxylase family protein codes for MDPREVLRRLAFHQLPAGTETAETGSEAALDAKTTALVRLGALVAVGAGAGASYGRLTDEALSAGARVEEIVEVLLCVLPVVGPARVVAAAPALGLALGYDTDDLPEV; via the coding sequence ATGGATCCACGTGAGGTGCTGCGCCGGCTGGCCTTCCACCAGCTGCCCGCAGGCACCGAGACGGCTGAGACCGGGTCTGAGGCCGCTCTCGATGCGAAGACGACGGCACTGGTCAGGCTGGGCGCGCTCGTGGCCGTCGGTGCGGGCGCCGGCGCTTCCTATGGCCGGCTCACCGATGAGGCCCTGAGCGCCGGGGCACGGGTCGAGGAGATCGTCGAGGTCCTCCTCTGTGTCCTGCCGGTCGTGGGCCCGGCGCGGGTCGTCGCGGCCGCACCCGCGCTGGGTCTGGCGTTGGGCTACGACACCGACGACCTGCCCGAGGTGTGA
- a CDS encoding urea transporter, producing the protein MRSTPQHIADGTGESMLRSLLTNVSEVVLVNSVRSGALILIGLFVASWKVGLAAAMGSLIGTLCAWAMGESSATIDQGLSGYSGVLTAIALAAVFLVGNAAAWAYAVLLVIAAYIPALRRP; encoded by the coding sequence GTGCGCTCGACCCCCCAGCACATCGCCGACGGCACCGGCGAGTCGATGCTGCGCTCTCTGCTCACCAACGTCTCCGAGGTGGTGCTGGTCAACAGCGTCCGGTCGGGCGCACTGATCCTGATCGGGCTCTTCGTCGCCTCCTGGAAGGTCGGGCTCGCGGCCGCCATGGGCAGCCTGATCGGCACGCTGTGCGCCTGGGCGATGGGCGAGAGCTCGGCGACCATCGACCAGGGACTCTCCGGCTATTCCGGCGTCCTGACCGCCATCGCGCTGGCCGCGGTGTTCCTGGTCGGCAACGCCGCCGCCTGGGCCTACGCCGTCCTGCTCGTCATCGCTGCCTACATCCCCGCACTGCGGCGGCCATGA
- a CDS encoding YhgE/Pip domain-containing protein: protein MIVIRLAITELRRISAGVLPKMAILAMVVIPSLYAGLYVYANKDPYDALERVPAALVVQDQGATLRSSVPGETQEVNYGDEVARRLLEGDGGFGWVETTEKEAQEGVATGRYDAALVIGPRFSADLVSTSRFKPRQASLDLLTNDATNYLATTIATTIANDVRKTIAQEVGTKAASRFLQGLGVVHTDLTRGVKGAQRLVAGTTRLSRGTVELVEGAGRLAGGAEQAASGATRLSEGTTRLSQGADQLEQGTATLDAGLQTLQTRTASLPADTDRLASGAQEVADGNREVASIGREAAAISRVVVAQLGVARRSLDDALTQLVADGLLTRAEADQLRGQLAVTAIPVDRANARIQRAAAQLDRLSRGSAEVASGARRLAAAAPSLTDGIARAASGGSQIAAGSSTLASGARTLADDTGRLASGTAELSAGASRLASSSATLRDGGAQLESGTAELRNGLARGLRKVPNLDEQTQRRTAQTIGDPVGVRDDTLARAGSYGAGLAPFFMSLAVWIGAYMLFLLVRPLSVRALAADGPSGRTALGGLVPPALVGVFQTAVMFAIVRFGLGIDPVHELATAAVLLVASVTFVAIIQALNAWLGTVGEFIGLVLMLVQLVTAGGTFPWETIPEPLRALHWFLPMTYAVDSLRQTLYGGELAIVARNLGVLLGVCLVALLATALAARRQKVWTPNRLQPELVL from the coding sequence ATGATCGTCATCCGTCTGGCCATCACGGAGCTGCGGCGCATCTCCGCCGGGGTGCTCCCCAAGATGGCCATCCTGGCCATGGTCGTGATCCCGTCGCTGTACGCCGGGCTCTACGTCTATGCCAACAAGGACCCCTACGACGCGCTGGAGCGGGTGCCGGCCGCGCTCGTCGTCCAGGACCAAGGGGCGACCCTGCGCAGCTCGGTCCCGGGCGAGACCCAGGAGGTGAACTACGGCGACGAGGTCGCCCGTCGCCTGCTCGAGGGGGACGGCGGGTTCGGCTGGGTCGAGACCACCGAGAAGGAGGCCCAGGAGGGCGTCGCGACCGGACGCTACGACGCCGCCCTCGTCATCGGGCCGCGCTTCTCCGCCGACCTCGTCTCCACCTCGCGGTTCAAGCCGCGCCAGGCCAGCCTCGACCTGCTCACGAACGACGCGACGAACTACCTCGCCACCACGATCGCCACGACCATCGCCAACGACGTGCGCAAGACGATCGCCCAGGAGGTCGGCACCAAGGCCGCCAGTCGATTCCTCCAGGGTCTCGGCGTCGTGCACACCGACCTCACACGCGGGGTGAAGGGCGCGCAGCGGCTCGTCGCCGGGACCACCCGGCTCTCCCGCGGCACCGTCGAGCTCGTCGAGGGCGCCGGGCGGCTGGCCGGCGGCGCCGAGCAGGCGGCCAGCGGCGCGACGCGGCTCTCCGAGGGGACGACCCGGCTCTCCCAGGGGGCGGACCAGCTCGAGCAGGGCACCGCCACCCTGGACGCGGGCCTGCAGACCCTGCAGACGCGGACCGCGTCGTTGCCCGCGGACACCGACCGGCTGGCGAGCGGGGCGCAAGAGGTGGCCGACGGCAACCGGGAGGTGGCGAGCATCGGGCGGGAGGCGGCCGCCATCTCACGGGTCGTCGTCGCCCAGCTGGGTGTCGCCCGCAGGTCGCTCGACGACGCGCTCACGCAGCTGGTCGCCGACGGCCTGCTGACCCGCGCCGAGGCCGACCAGCTGCGCGGTCAGCTCGCCGTCACCGCGATCCCGGTCGACCGCGCCAACGCCCGCATCCAGCGCGCCGCCGCCCAGCTGGACCGGCTCAGCCGGGGATCCGCCGAGGTGGCCTCGGGCGCGCGGCGGCTGGCCGCGGCGGCGCCGTCCCTCACCGACGGCATCGCGCGGGCCGCCTCCGGTGGCTCCCAGATCGCCGCAGGCAGCAGCACGCTCGCGAGCGGTGCGCGCACGCTGGCCGACGACACCGGCCGGCTGGCGTCCGGCACCGCCGAGCTGTCCGCGGGCGCGAGCCGGCTCGCCTCGTCCAGCGCCACGCTGCGCGACGGAGGCGCGCAGCTGGAGTCGGGCACGGCCGAGCTGCGCAACGGCCTCGCCCGGGGGCTCCGCAAGGTCCCGAACCTCGACGAGCAGACGCAGCGGCGGACGGCGCAGACCATCGGCGACCCCGTCGGCGTCCGTGACGACACCCTCGCCCGCGCCGGGTCCTACGGCGCCGGCCTCGCCCCGTTCTTCATGTCCCTGGCTGTCTGGATTGGCGCCTACATGCTCTTCCTGCTGGTGCGCCCGCTCTCGGTGCGCGCGCTGGCGGCGGACGGCCCCTCGGGCCGCACCGCGCTGGGCGGCCTGGTCCCGCCGGCGTTGGTCGGGGTCTTCCAGACCGCCGTGATGTTCGCGATCGTCCGCTTCGGCCTGGGCATCGACCCGGTGCACGAGCTCGCCACCGCCGCGGTGCTGCTGGTCGCGTCGGTGACCTTCGTGGCCATCATCCAGGCGCTCAACGCCTGGCTGGGCACCGTCGGGGAGTTCATCGGCCTGGTGCTGATGCTCGTGCAGCTGGTCACCGCGGGCGGCACCTTCCCGTGGGAGACGATCCCCGAGCCGCTGCGCGCGCTGCACTGGTTCCTGCCGATGACCTATGCCGTGGACAGCCTGCGCCAGACGCTGTACGGCGGGGAGCTGGCGATCGTGGCGCGCAACCTCGGGGTGCTGCTCGGCGTGTGCCTCGTCGCTCTGCTGGCGACCGCGCTCGCGGCGCGGCGGCAGAAGGTCTGGACGCCCAACCGGCTCCAACCGGAGCTCGTGCTGTGA
- a CDS encoding LuxR C-terminal-related transcriptional regulator, producing the protein MTRRAERRPEATPSPRALDDVLLDLKLSVPQQHPGLVSRAELTDTARDSGARAVGVTAPAGYGKSTLLVEWARREQRRTGWISLDPLDDDPGTLLFLLASAYERAMPEQAGLAGALRGLGTAALARGAPYVASALSQAPVPFVLLVDDLHELRTPACHDVLAVVLAAIAPGSQVVTASRHEQPHLPLLRAAGDALEITTDDLTLDSRDAARIFSAAHVDLTPEQAGAVTERTEGWPVGLRLAAMIAREGHTEDWELTGEDPFVADYLHLAVFRGLDPTVREFLRRTAILDRLHGPLCDAVLQEPGSTSLLRQLEASHAFLSPLDRRREWYRHHTLFRDFLLAELRRTEPELIEKLHLRAADWFEAHGSPGMAVEHLLATSQRHRCAQLVAGLALKTYGEGQIAVLRRWLSALGDSAIEAYPPLAVLAGRMAAVEGETTEARRWAAVADASSFDLTPADGTASLASSRAMLRALLCEDGAAQMLSDAEVAAEAEPLWSPWRGTALWLLAEAQLLVGAPDRAASSFEEATALGLAAGNTETVVLSEASLALAAMETGRWDDAATHVRLAQRTIEEHRLADYAISLLAGAAAARLALHRADLVEADRQLVRAMRCRPSSSFALPYLAARGRLHLAKVYWARGDRASTRHLLREIDDVLRHRPDLGTLVDEVAEFRALTTTATTATTGAVPHEAPLTPAELRLLPYLQTHLKIAEIADRLRISRNTVATEVSAIYRKLGVSSRSEAVQQATVLGLLGG; encoded by the coding sequence GTGACCCGCCGCGCTGAGCGTCGCCCCGAGGCCACGCCGTCACCGAGGGCGCTCGACGACGTCCTGCTCGACCTCAAGCTGTCGGTTCCGCAGCAGCATCCGGGGCTCGTGAGCCGCGCCGAGCTCACGGACACGGCCCGGGACAGCGGCGCCCGCGCGGTCGGCGTCACCGCGCCCGCCGGTTACGGCAAGTCGACGCTGTTGGTCGAGTGGGCGCGCCGCGAGCAGCGCAGGACCGGGTGGATCTCCCTCGATCCTCTCGACGACGACCCCGGCACGCTGCTCTTCCTGCTCGCCTCGGCGTACGAGCGGGCGATGCCGGAGCAGGCCGGTCTGGCCGGGGCGCTGCGCGGCCTGGGCACGGCCGCACTCGCGCGCGGAGCGCCGTACGTCGCCTCGGCCCTCAGCCAGGCGCCGGTGCCCTTCGTCCTGCTGGTGGACGACCTGCACGAGCTCCGTACCCCCGCCTGCCACGACGTCCTGGCCGTCGTCCTGGCCGCGATCGCACCCGGCTCGCAGGTCGTGACCGCCAGCCGCCACGAGCAGCCGCACCTGCCGCTGCTGCGGGCGGCGGGCGACGCCCTCGAGATCACCACGGACGACCTCACCCTGGACTCCCGTGATGCTGCCCGGATCTTCTCCGCAGCCCACGTCGACCTCACACCGGAGCAGGCCGGCGCGGTGACCGAGCGGACAGAGGGCTGGCCGGTCGGGCTGCGCCTCGCGGCCATGATCGCCCGTGAGGGGCACACCGAGGACTGGGAGCTCACCGGCGAGGACCCGTTCGTCGCCGACTACCTCCACCTCGCGGTCTTCCGTGGGCTGGACCCCACGGTCCGGGAGTTCCTGCGACGCACCGCGATCCTCGACCGCCTCCACGGTCCGCTGTGTGACGCCGTCCTGCAGGAGCCCGGGTCCACCAGCCTGTTGCGGCAGCTCGAGGCGTCTCACGCCTTCCTCTCCCCCCTCGACCGACGCCGGGAGTGGTACCGCCACCACACCCTGTTCCGTGACTTCCTGCTCGCCGAGCTGCGCCGGACCGAGCCGGAGCTGATCGAGAAGCTGCACCTGCGCGCCGCCGATTGGTTCGAGGCCCACGGCTCCCCCGGGATGGCGGTCGAGCACCTCCTGGCCACGAGCCAGCGGCACCGATGCGCTCAGCTCGTGGCGGGGCTGGCGCTGAAGACGTACGGCGAGGGGCAGATCGCGGTGCTCCGACGGTGGCTGTCAGCGCTCGGCGACTCGGCGATCGAGGCCTACCCGCCTCTTGCCGTCCTCGCCGGACGGATGGCAGCGGTCGAGGGAGAGACCACCGAGGCGCGGAGATGGGCGGCGGTCGCGGACGCGAGCTCCTTCGACCTGACACCCGCCGACGGCACGGCGTCTCTGGCGTCGTCGCGCGCGATGCTGCGCGCCTTGCTGTGTGAGGACGGCGCCGCCCAGATGCTGAGCGACGCCGAGGTCGCGGCCGAGGCAGAACCGCTGTGGAGCCCTTGGCGCGGCACGGCGCTGTGGCTCCTCGCGGAGGCACAGCTGCTCGTCGGCGCACCGGACCGAGCAGCGAGCAGCTTCGAGGAGGCGACGGCGCTGGGCCTCGCGGCAGGGAATACCGAGACGGTGGTGCTCAGCGAGGCGAGCCTGGCCCTCGCCGCCATGGAGACCGGGCGGTGGGACGACGCGGCCACGCACGTGCGGCTCGCCCAACGCACCATCGAGGAGCACCGGCTGGCGGACTACGCGATCAGCCTCCTCGCCGGTGCGGCCGCGGCACGGCTCGCCCTGCACAGGGCGGACCTCGTCGAGGCCGACCGCCAGCTCGTCCGGGCCATGCGGTGCCGGCCCTCATCGAGCTTCGCACTCCCCTACTTGGCGGCGCGGGGCCGGCTCCACCTGGCGAAGGTCTACTGGGCCCGTGGTGACCGGGCGAGCACGCGGCACCTGCTGCGCGAGATCGACGACGTGCTGCGGCACCGGCCGGACCTCGGCACGCTGGTCGACGAGGTCGCGGAGTTCCGTGCCCTGACGACGACCGCCACGACCGCGACGACCGGCGCGGTCCCCCACGAGGCGCCGCTCACACCCGCCGAGCTGCGGCTCCTCCCCTACCTCCAGACGCACCTCAAGATCGCCGAGATCGCCGACCGGCTGCGGATCTCCCGCAACACCGTCGCCACCGAGGTCTCCGCGATCTATCGCAAGCTGGGCGTCTCCTCGCGAAGCGAGGCGGTGCAGCAGGCGACGGTGCTCGGGCTGCTGGGTGGCTGA